The Salvelinus fontinalis isolate EN_2023a chromosome 36, ASM2944872v1, whole genome shotgun sequence genome window below encodes:
- the LOC129835278 gene encoding netrin-1-like translates to MMFLPFSPLPSLALPFLLLLLTFLPPSLLSPSLSHSPLSWTSPHDPCYHLDGRPRHCLSEFINAAHGVPVSTAHSLRGPPDQRAVNVSSLTDLHNPHNLTCWTAQAGGLASGDWVLTLPLGRRFEVTYISLQFCQQGEPSDPVSLSVLKSMDHGRTWRPMQHYSSDCPGKFGLQAQTVAQTRHQETEPLCSDPRPLQRHRGGMLLAFSTLDGRPSSPDFDYSPTLQDWVTATDIRLVFHEVTQSQQTKVGSSEGTSGEVGWGEGAGGGVLRWRAGSKNEAVVGQVDKVNGDNNKWGVVEKERRKTEKRRRNGGGYNKGSGDRGEDGHNVTRKEAEGDTMEIDISKRRNGKRKGRGREREGGHHWSPCQEGSICDWTIDSKQGRINEGRELRRRRNNQQNSKVRANRNLELAPPSPLISAPPVRPALALSDLQVGGRCKCNGHASRCRRDDVGRAVCVCEHHTAGADCDVCEDYYYDRPWQRATPSQPQPCVLCECNGHSSKCRFSMEVFQQSGRRSGGVCLKCRHHTAGRHCQYCQNGYTRDHSKPPTHRKTCQPCQCHPMGAVGLWCNQTSGQCLCRDGVMGLRCNRCAPGYKQGHSPLRPCIRIQEVAPTTPVYQPQYSIAEECLSYCLPSQVKVRMNLETYCLKDYVLKLQVRGMERSGPWWQFSIWIQTVFRTGSSSSVRRGPQALWVPDRDLGCGCPTLQVGRTFLLIGAEEGGRGPEERRLVADRSTLALQWREHWNPKLRGFRGQDKRGRCPTGGDPHRGHLKHHHSEYTPPHLVVEKETVVEVHPEHTNPHTHSHPHTPSESMKDMEEEAEHSVALDTHTHTQSSSHHRPETPQEQQQEQTLSPSTPILMCSTPV, encoded by the exons ATGATGTTCctgcccttctcccctctcccctccttggCTCTCCCTTTTCTCCTACTTCTCCTCactttcctccctccttccctcctttccccttccctctctcattcccctctgagCTGGACCTCACCCCATGACCCCTGCTACCACTTGGATGGGCGTCCGCGACACTGCCTGTCGGAATTCATCAATGCCGCCCACGGTGTCCCTGTCAGTACCGCCCACTCCCTCCGAGGACCCCCCGACCAGAGAGCTGTTAACGTCAGCTCCCTCACAGACCTCCACAACCCCCACAACTTGACTTGCTGGACGGCCCAGGCGGGAGGCCTCGCCAGCGGGGACTGGGTCCTCACCCTTCCCCTGGGCCGACGCTTCGAGGTCACCTACATCAGCCTGCAGTTCTGCCAGCAGGGGGAGCCGTCAGACCCCGTCTCCTTATCCGTGCTCAAGTCCATGGACCACGGGCGCACCTGGAGGCCCATGCAGCACTACTCCAGCGACTGCCCCGGGAAGTTTGGGCTCCAGGCCCAGACGGTAGCCCAGACCAGGCACCAGGAGACGGAGCCTCTGTGCTCAGACCCCCGGCCCCTGCAGAGGCACCGGGGAGGCATGTTATTGGCCTTCTCCACCCTAGATGGAAGACCCTCCTCTCCAGACTTTGACTACAGCCCCACCCTGCAGGACTGGGTGACAGCCACGGACATACGGTTAGTGTTCCACGAGGTGACCCAGTCCCAGCAGACCAAGGTGGGGAGTTCAGAGGGGACAAGTGGTGAGGTCGGTTGGGGGGAGGGAGCGGGTGGGGGGGTTCTGAGGTGGAGGGCAGGGTCGAAGAACGAGGCTGTGGTGGGACAGGTGGATAAGGTGAATGGGGACAACAATAAATGGGGGGttgtggagaaggagagaagaaagaCAGAAAAACGAAGGAGGAACGGAGGAGGATACAACAAAGGGTCGGGGGATCGGGGAGAGGACGGACACAACGTTACCCGGAAGGAGGCAGAAGGAGACACTATGGAAATAGACATCTCCAAAAGAAGAAACGGAAAAAGGAAAGGGCGTGgccgagagagggaggggggccaCCATTGGAGTCCGTGTCAGGAAGGCAGCATCTGTGATTGGACAATCGACAGCAAGCAGGGGAGAATCAACGAGGGGCGGGAACTTCGGAGGAGGAGGAACAACCAACAGAACTCTAAAGTGAGAGCGAATCGGAATCTTGAGCTGGCTCCTCCCTCTCCATTGATCTCCGCCCCCCCTGTCCGGCCCGCTCTGGCCCTTTCCGACCTGCAGGTGGGGGGCAGGTGTAAGTGTAACGGACATGCCTCTCGGTGTCGTCGTGATGATGTGGGccgggcggtgtgtgtgtgtgagcaccacACAGCAGGGGCGGACTGCGATGTTTGTGAGGACTACTACTACGACAGACCCTGGCAACGAGCCACGCCTAGTCAGCCACAACCGTGCGTCT tgtgtgagtgtaacGGCCACTCCTCGAAGTGTCGGTTCAGCATGGAGGTGTTCCAGCAGTCGGGCCGGCGCAGCGGGGGGGTATGTCTGAAGTGTCGGCATCACACAGCGGGGCGCCACTGCCAATACTGCCAGAACGGATACACCCGAGACCACAGCAAGCCCCCCACCCATCGCAAGACCTGCCAAC CATGTCAGTGTCACCCTATGGGTGCTGTGGGTCTCTGGTGTAACCAGACATCGGGACAGTGTCTGTGTCGGGATGGCGTGATGGGACTGAGATGCAACCGTTGCGCCCCTGGTTACAAACAGGGGCACTCCCCACTCCGCCCCTGCATCC GAATCCAGGAGGTAGCCCCCACAACACCTGTATACCAGCCCCAGTACAGTATAG CTGAAGAGTGTTTATCGTACTGCCTGCCATCGCAGGTTAAAGTGAGGATGAACCTGGAGACGTACTGTCTAAAGGACTATG TACTGAAGTTGCAGGTCAGAGGGATGGAGCGTTCGGGCCCCTGGTGGCAGTTTTCTATCTGGATTCAGACTGTGTTTCGTACAGGATCTTCCTCCAGTGTGCGTAGGGGCCCGCAGGCCCTGTGGGTTCCCGACCGCgacctgggctgtggctgccccaCCCTCCAGGTGGGCCGCACCTTCCTGCTGATTGGGGCCGAGGAGGGGGGCCGGGGCCCCGAGGAGAGACGACTGGTGGCCGATAGATCCACACTGGCCCTCCAGTGGAGGGAGCACTGGAACCCCAAACTGAGAGGGTTCAGGGGGCAGGACAAGAGGGGCCGCTGCCCCACGGGTGGGGACCCCCACAGGGGCCACTTGAAGCACCATCACTCAGAGTATACACCACCTCACCTAGTGGTTGAGAAAGAGACAGTGGTTGAGGTGCACCCTGAACatacaaacccacacacacattcacatccacacacaccctcagaATCCATGAAAGACATGGAAGAGGAGGCAGAGCACTCTGTggcgctggacacacacactcacacacagtcctCCTCACATCACAGACCTGAGACCCCACAGGAACAGCAACAGGAACagactctgtctccctccacgcCCATTCTCATGTGTTCCACCCCTGTCTGA